The Toxorhynchites rutilus septentrionalis strain SRP chromosome 3, ASM2978413v1, whole genome shotgun sequence genome includes a region encoding these proteins:
- the LOC129774548 gene encoding uncharacterized protein LOC129774548, with the protein MPDERRLKAKEAKQKNSIKAMDRVIQFILNYDPERQQGEIPHRLERLEKIWETFEIVQSEYEELNDSEDFSAISEQIRVQMEEKYFEAKAALVSMLPLAAPVAPAYPAAAREAPGPNNVKLPTITLPEFDDFIRPKISLFEKKKESLKGEAASLIQSIAITANNYTVAWDTLVQRYSNKALLRKKYIRALLKYPKISNQSVDALHKIEDDFQRHTKILEQLGEPVEHFSSILMELLEDKLDDASLAAWEEFIATENQPTFNKMIEFLQRRARILETISVNRPHHNQVKSANQSSISKRPSNPRVSSNAAAEVSPKTYPLCPACEKQKHPLFDCSVFNNMDAKSRMKVVIEKKFCINCFRSDHFARSCRSKFTCKNCSKRHHSMIHPGPYELSSTIPEENAVKGSFTSRATNPGPSSVLTVSAVPTDSSPCVKTVLHPTSVLLTTVVLMVVDAYGQEHVARVMLDTGSQPNAISERLCQQLHLSRRSVNVPIAGVDGTVTNAKHEVSAEVRSRVSDFHEVLDFFGIAESYMRYSIRTVQVDMIIGAAHFYSFLRKGKFRIANLLFIETVFGWIASGKIESNREHSKQAIATCHVATVVPIDELLQRFWQLEDVSASNYSVDEQNCENFYQNTVSRDPSGRYIVRMPKHPDFNKMIGESKAIAMRRLSWLDKRLQKNEELKIQYHAFMNEYISLGHMVPVPDDDEAISIRCYLPHHPVINQSSLTTKVRVVFDGEN; encoded by the exons ATGCCAGACGAAAGGAGATTGAAGGCGAAGGAAGCGAAGCAGAAAAATTCCATCAAAGCTATGGATAGAGTGATCCAGTTTATCCTGAATTATGATCCCGAGAGACAGCAAGGCGAAATTCCTCATCGGCTGGAACGCCTTGAGAAGATTTGGGAAACGTTTGAAATCGTTCAATCCGAATACGAAGAACTGAATGATAGTGAAGATTTTTCAGCGATAAGTGAACAAATCAGAGTTCAgatggaagaaaaatatttcgaagCGAAGGCTGCTTTGGTTTCGATGCTGCCCCTTGCTGCTCCCGTCGCACCCGCGTACCCCGCTGCGGCTCGTGAGGCACCTGGTCCTAACAACGTGAAGCTTCCCACCATCACACTTCCCGAGTTTGACG ATTTCATCCGTCCAAAAAtttcactatttgagaaaaaaaaagagtccTTGAAAGGAGAAGCAGCAAGCCTGATCCAGTCCATCGCGATTACTGCTAATAACTACACCGTCGCTTGGGATACGTTAGTGCAGCGCTATTCAAACAAGGCCCTACTGCGTAAGAAGTACATCCGTGCTCTGTTGAAGTACCCGAAGATTTCCAACCAGTCCGTTGATGCCCTCCACAAAATTGAGGACGATTTCCAGCGTCACACCAAGATTTTAGAGCAGCTTGGTGAGCCCGTCGAGCATTTCAGTTCAATACTGATGGAGCTATTAGAGGATAAACTAGATGATGCCTCTCTAGCTGCGTGGGAAGAGTTTATCGCCACCGAAAATCAACCCACTTTTAACAAGATGATTGAGTTCCTTCAAAGACGAGCCCGCATACTAGAGACGATATCGGTTAATCGTCCACACCACAACCAAGTGAAGTCAGCGAATCAATCCTCCATCTCGAAGCGTCCCAGTAATCCCCGTGTGAGTTCCAACGCAGCTGCAGAAGTTTCACCGAAAACATATCCACTATGTCCAGCCtgtgagaagcaaaaacaccCCCTGTTTGATTGCTCCGTCTTCAACAACATGGATGCAAAAAGTCGTATGAAGGTTGTGATTGAGAAAAAGTTTTGTATCAATTGCTTCCGTAGCGACCATTTCGCTCGCTCATGCCGATCGAAGTTTACGTGTAAAAATTGTTCGAAGCGTCATCATTCGATGATTCATCCTGGACCATACGAGCTAAGCTCGACCATTCCCGAAGAGAATGCTGTTAAAGGATCATTCACATCTAGGGCTACCAATCCGGGTCCCTCCAGCGTTCTCACCGTTTCTGCTGTTCCTACCGACAGTTCCCCGTGTGTGAAGACAGTACTCCATCCTACCAGCGTTCTTCTGACCACAGTTGTGTTGATGGTAGTAGATGCTTACGGTCAAGAGCACGTCGCCCGTGTCATGCTGGATACCGGCTCTCAACCAAATGCCATTAGCGAGCGTCTGTGCCAACAACTTCATTTGAGCCGTAGGTCTGTCAACGTGCCAATTGCCGGTGTAGATGGGACCGTTACAAATGCAAAACATGAAGTATCTGCTGAAGTTAGATCACGTGTATCCGATTTCCATGAAGTGCTCGATTTTTTTGGTATTGCGGAAAGTTACATGCGATACTCCATCCGTACCGTTCA AGTGGATATGATAATAGGTGCTGCTCATTTCTATTCCTTCTTGCGGAAAGGAAAGTTTCGCATAGCAAACCTTTTGTTTATCGAAACCGTGTTTGGGTGGATTGCGTCAGGAAAGATCGAGAGTAACCGTGAACATTCAAAGCAAGCGATAGCAACTTGTCATGTGGCGACAGTTGTACCAATCGATGAACTGCTGCAGCGATTTTGGCAGCTAGAAGATGTGAGCGCTTCTAATTACTCCGTGGACGAGCAAAACTGTGAAAATTTCTATCAGAATACAGTTTCCCGTGATCCCTCTGGGCGATATATTGTTCGAATGCCCAAGCATCCCGATTTCAATAAGATGATTGGCGAATCGAAAGCCATAGCAATGCGGCGCCTTAGCTGGTTGGACAAGCGACTGCAGAAGAATGAAGAACTGAAGATTCAGTATCATGCGTTCATGAATGAGTATATTAGCCTGGGTCACATGGTTCCCGTTCCCGATGATGATGAAGCTATTTCTATCAGATGTTACCTTCCGCACCATCCCGTGATAAACCAATCAAGTTTAACGACCAAGGTTCGCGTCGTGTTCGATGGCGAAAACTAG
- the LOC129776095 gene encoding putative sodium-coupled neutral amino acid transporter 10, translating to MERNSVQTVTLMNSIIGVGILSMPFCFQKCGIILSLILLLLSAYITKLICGYMIKSAIISRRKNFEQIAFCAFGSYGKLLVELCVVGYLLGTCVAYFVVVGDLGPQIAAKILSMNESSTLRSWVMIVVTVVCIVPLGLLRNVDSLATVCTASLGFYLCLALKVVAESSEQISKPGWFDNLALWRTEGILQCLPIFSMALSCQMQLFEIYATMPTTSLDKMNRVVQRSTNFCACIYSLIGFFGYVAFNGHHFSGNILVNFSPSFVSDIIKIGFVLSVAFSFPLAIFPCRVSLYSLLYKRSHSDTHFYIPESKFRPLTLLIVGAALILGLLIPSIEVVIGLVGSTIGVAICIIIPAACYMHICRTNISEKQLAQVMIVFGFLIMVLGTYANLDAIDRVPVEKYEGVIEKKITPLPVIVVDRPVENVDEKIEELKPKQELIQEVKEVPLVTEKIVSKNEVPAIAQSIKQGEAVTVMIEKVIPPPESPPIEKKPDGKTDTVNLDAILKEEKEIAVEEKDKIQKEIIELQSAKKELEAQVQNIKEQLVKKNEETQQLVLKKFDEIAEKIDQKASKEKEVSTNTAKPMIEASQSDGKVLGPSDVKKDPIVRMLTEQGKLNAKPNDTIVQNVEKRFEIKQKITSQAVEVKLSDNTTNNETDLKTDQQRLNENVKTSTATPVALAAEKKEEKAEPLPPLPIEQEKEPEVLNLVNPIEKQREGETNVKKDEDAGSQRDLLSVRNKRNTFKYKTEDSVLDSTSDEKDENCNKKTGQEHSDNGGGDRLEQQFQKNHQIIEDIIGKDKLLNMIRSDVLMDESKLFKK from the exons ATGGAACGTAACTCGGTGCAAACGGTGACGCTGATGAACAGTATTATTGGTGTGGGAATCCTTTCCATGCCGTTCTGCTTCCAAAAG TGTGGAATCATTCTGTCTTTGATTCTTTTATTGTTAAGCGCGTACATCACAAAACTCATTTGTGGCTACATGATCAAATCCGCAATTATTTCTAGACGGAAAAACTTTGAACAGATTG CATTCTGCGCATTCGGATCCTATGGAAAATTGTTGGTAGAGCTATGTGTCGTTGGCTACTTATTGGGTACCTGTGTAGCTTATTTCGTCGTCGTGGGAGATCTTGGTCCCCAGATAGCAGCTAAAATCCTATCCATGAACGAAAGCAGCACTTTGCGATCCTGGGTGATGATCGTTGTGACCGTGGTTTGCATTGTTCCTCTGGGATTGCTTCGAAACGTTGATAGCTTGGCAACGGTTTGTACCGCTTCGCTCGGATTCTACCTTTGTCTGGCACTCAAGGTGGTGGCTGAGTCTAGTGAGCAAATCAGTAAACCCGGATGGTTTGATAATCTGGCCCTATGGAGGACGGAAGGGATTCTCCAGTGTTTACCAATTTTCAGCATGGCGCTGTCGTGTCAAAT GCAACTGTTTGAAATATACGCCACAATGCCAACCACTTCACTGGACAAAATGAACCGAGTGGTCCAACGCTCAACAAATTTCTGTGCCTGTATTTACAGTCTGATTGGATTTTTCGGATATGTTGCCTTCAATGGGCATCATTTTTCGGGCAACATTTTGGTCAACTTCTCGCCGTCGTTTGTCTCGGATATCATCAAAATCGGTTTCGTGCTATCAGTTGCCTTCAGCTTTCCACTTGCAATTTTCCCCTGCCGCGTCAGCTTATACTCGTTGCTCTACAAACGATCGCACTCCGATACTCACTTTTACATTCCCGAGTCCAAATTCCGTCCGCTGACGCTATTGATTGTGGGAGCAGCATTGATACTAGGACTATTGATTCCTTCGATTGAGGTAGTAATTGGACTGGTCGGATCAACGATTGGAGTGGCGATTTGTATTATCATTCCGGCAGCCTGTTATATGCATATTTGCAGGACCAATATATCCGAGAAACAGTTGGCGCAGGTCATGATTGTATTCGGTTTCCTGATAATGGTGCTTGGTACATACGCGAATTTAGATGCCATTGATCGTGTTCCAGTGGAAAAGTATGAAGGTGTtatcgagaaaaaaataacacctctgcCAGTAATTGTAGTGGATCGACCTGTTGAGAATGTGGACGAGAAAATTGAGGAATTGAAACCAAAGCAGGAACTAATACAAGAAGTGAAGGAGGTGCCATTGGTTACTGAAAAGATTGTGTCCAAAAATGAGGTGCCAGCAATAGCGCAAAGTATAAAACAAGGAGAAGCTGTCACTGTGATGATTGAGAAAGTAATTCCTCCCCCCGAATCACCACCAATCGAGAAGAAGCCTGATGGCAAAACAGATACAGTCAATCTGGACGCGATACTGAAGGAGGAGAAAGAGATTGCCGTCGAGGAGAAAGATAAGATCCAGAAGGAAATTATAGAACTGCAAAGTGCAAAGAAGGAGCTGGAAGCTCAGGTTCAAAATATCAAAGAACAGTTGGTGAAAAAGAATGAAGAAACCCAACAATTGGTGCTGAAGAAGTTCGATGAAATTGCGGAGAAAATCGATCAGAAAGCTTCCAAAGAGAAAGAAGTTTCTACAAATACTGCCAAACCGATGATAGAAGCGTCGCAGAGCGACGGAAAGGTATTGGGACCGTCTGACGTTAAGAAAGATCCGATTGTTCGAATGCTGACTGAGCAAGGAAAACTGAATGCCAAACCAAATGACACCATTGTTCAAAACGTGGAGAAGAGGTTTGAAATTAAACAGAAGATAACTTCTCAAGCAGTTGAAGTGAAACTATCCGATAATACAACGAACAACGAGACAGATTTGAAGACTGATCAGcaaagattgaatgaaaatgtgaaaacttCAACAGCTACTCCCGTTGCGTTGGCAGCggaaaagaaagaagaaaaggcGGAACCACTTCCGCCACTTCCAATAGAACAGGAAAAAGAACCGGAGGTGTTGAACCTAGTTAATCCAATAGAGAAACAGCGGGAAGGGGAGACAAACGTAAAAAAAGATGAAGATGCGGGCTCCCAACGAGATTTGCTTTCCGTGAGGAATAAAAGAAACACATTCAAATACAAAACGGAAGATTCTGTTTTAGATTCCACTTCAGATGAGAAGgatgaaaattgtaataaaaagaCTGGCCAGGAACATTCGGACAACGGTGGGGGAGACAGACTCGAGCAGCAGTTCCAGAAGAATCACCAAATCATTGAGGATATAATAGGGAAAGATAAGCTCTTGAATATGATAAGGAGTGATGTGTTGATGGATGAGAGTAAATTATTCAAGAAATAA